Genomic segment of Acidobacteriota bacterium:
GAGCTCGCGGCTTGATCCTGCCGCTGGTTGTGCTGCGTTTACTTGCGATCCTCTACGTAATGATCTCCGAGATGGTTCCCGCGCCCACGGTGCGTCCACCCTCGCGGATAGCGAAGCGCAGGCCCTTCTCCATCGCCACCGGCGTGATCAGCTCGATGGTGAGCGCGACGTTGTCGCCCGGCATCACCATCTCCGTGCCCGCCG
This window contains:
- the tuf gene encoding elongation factor Tu (EF-Tu; promotes GTP-dependent binding of aminoacyl-tRNA to the A-site of ribosomes during protein biosynthesis; when the tRNA anticodon matches the mRNA codon, GTP hydrolysis results; the inactive EF-Tu-GDP leaves the ribosome and release of GDP is promoted by elongation factor Ts; many prokaryotes have two copies of the gene encoding EF-Tu), with the protein product AGTEMVMPGDNVALTIELITPVAMEKGLRFAIREGGRTVGAGTISEIIT